The Fusarium falciforme chromosome 7, complete sequence genome window below encodes:
- a CDS encoding Branched-chain-amino-acid aminotransferase, translated as MSLDPPQLNGASTPKQRLDASKLKFTQSTVLHPVPEPGSPELWAQNVHTDHMLTCRWTAEKGWDVPEIKPFADLSISPLASCIHYATQCFEGMKAYRGFDNSVRLFRPDRNAKRLVMSAKRVSLPEFDDAELVELIKALVRTDAKRWLAEPGSFRYVRPALIGTGRQLGVQIPREAVLFIVMVCWPDFSTETPPGVVPRSDLRLLTSRNDTIRAWPGGFGYAKVGANYGPSFASHCEAQESGYDQILWLFGEDGQVTEAGASNFFAIVKDERTSKLQLLTAPLGDKLILDGVTRRSVLELVESRLADELEVKETKFTISDLEKAWKDGRLVEAFVSGTAFFIKDVSIIRVGDRNLDLVQKRDGTGKFGPRIKGWLKDIMFGVEEHKWGVAV; from the exons ATGTCTCTTGATCCGCCCCAACTCAATGGTGCATCGACCCCGAAACAACGGCTCGATGCATCCAAACTCAAGTTTACACAATCGACAGTTCTTCACCCAGTTCCTGAGCCTGGATCTCCCGAGCTGTGGGCACAGAATGTCCACACCGACCACATGCTAACATGCCGCTGGACTGCCGAGAAAGGCTGGGACGTACCCGAGATCAAGCCCTTTGCCGACCTTAGCATTTCCCCCCTCGCTTCCTGCATTCACTATGCGACTCAATGTTTCGAGGGCATGAAGGCCTATCGAGGGTTCGACAACAGTGTCAGACTTTTTCGACCAGATCGAAATGCGAAGCGATTGGTCATGAGCGCGAAAAGGGTATCACTGCCTGAGTTTGACGACGCAGAGCTGGTGGAATTGATCAAGGCACTGGTCCGCACCGATGCGAAga GATGGCTTGCAGAGCCCGGAAGCTTCCGCTACGTCCGACCTGCACTGATCGGAACCGGGCGTCAGTTGGGTGTTCAGATCCCCAGAGAAGCAGTACTATTCATTGTCATGGTCTGCTGGCCCGACTTTTCCACCGAAACTCCACCTGGTGTTGTGCCGAGATCAGACCTCCGCCTCCTCACGTCGAGAAATGACACCATTAGAGCCTGGCCTGGTGGCTTCGGCTACGCCAAAGTCGGTGCCAACTACGGCCCCAGCTTTGCGTCGCACTGCGAGGCACAGGAATCCGGTTACGACCAAATCCTGTGGCTCTTTGGAGAGGATGGTCAAGTTACAGAAGCAGGCGCGAGCAACTTCTTTGCGATCGTCAAGGATGAACGTACATCGAAGCTGCAGCTTCTCACTGCGCCGTTGGGTGACAAACTCATTCTTGACGGCGTCACTAGGCGATCAGTCCTGGAACTGGTTGAATCTAGACTGGCGGACGAACTGGAAGTGAAGGAGACAAAGTTCACCATCTCGGACCTTGAAAAGGCCTGGAAAGACGGCCGTCTTGTAGAGGCGTTCGTATCTGGCACAGCT TTCTTTATCAAGGATGTGTCGATCATTCGCGTGGGTGATCGTAATCTCGACTTGGTGCAGAAGCGGGATGGCACTGGCAAATTCGGACCGCGAATCAAGGGATGGTTGAAAGATATCATGTTTGGGGTTGAAGAGCACAAATGGGGCGTGGCTGTTTAA